One genomic segment of Syngnathus acus chromosome 1, fSynAcu1.2, whole genome shotgun sequence includes these proteins:
- the atp5pd gene encoding ATP synthase subunit d, mitochondrial, with translation MAARRLALKAVDWVAFAERVPPNQKSMFNALKTRSDAISAKLTSLPESPVAIDWSYYKSAVAKAGMVDEFEKKFKALKIPEPVDTQTTAINAQEVEADKDATAYVEASKARVAEYEAQLHKFRNMIPFDQMTIEDLNDTFPETKLDMVKYPYWPHKPISEL, from the exons ATGGCAGCCCGGCGTTTAGCCCTGAAGGCCGTCGACTGGGTGGCATTTGCTGAGCGTGTTCCACCCAACCAGAAGAGCATGTTCAATGCCCTGAAGACCCGCAGTGATGCAATTTCTGCTAA ACTAACTTCCCTGCCAGAGTCTCCTGTTGCCATAGACTGGAGCTATTACAAGAGCGCTGTGGCCAAAGCTGGAATGGTTGATGAGTTTGAGAAGAAG TTCAAAGCTCTGAAGATCCCCGAGCCTGTTGACACGCAGACAACTGCCATCAACGCCCAGGAGGTCGAGGCT GACAAAGATGCCACAGCTTACGTGGAAGCATCAAAAGCTCGCGTCGCAGAGTATGAAGCACAG TTGCATAAGTTCAGGAATATGATCCCCTTCGACCAGATGACCATTGAAGATCTCAACGACACCTTCCCCGAGACCAAGTTGGACATGGTCAAATATCCATATTGGCCCCACAAGCCCATTTCTGAATTGTAA